The Campylobacter concisus genome has a window encoding:
- a CDS encoding isoleucyl-tRNA synthetase — translation MKILNAFFTGIIFVLAPIFTLFVGIYNNYFSYYGISEYFNVIFVDNVPFLWLLPVFFIFGYCFFYAPFRKIFRAFYLVLLIVCAFSWYPDFGRTLGENYFMSKSLSLDISSNLENEQKTDGKILYDGRREIYFLRSDNNKVVKISK, via the coding sequence ATGAAAATTTTAAATGCTTTTTTTACGGGTATTATATTTGTCCTTGCTCCTATTTTTACGCTATTTGTTGGAATTTACAACAACTACTTTTCTTACTATGGCATAAGCGAGTATTTTAATGTTATTTTTGTTGATAACGTGCCTTTCTTATGGCTTTTGCCCGTATTTTTTATATTTGGGTATTGCTTTTTTTACGCGCCTTTTAGAAAAATTTTTAGAGCCTTTTATTTAGTTTTGCTGATAGTTTGTGCTTTTAGTTGGTATCCTGACTTTGGACGCACTTTAGGAGAGAATTATTTTATGAGCAAATCGCTATCTTTAGATATCTCATCAAATTTAGAAAATGAGCAAAAGACTGATGGAAAGATACTTTATGATGGACGAAGAGAAATTTATTTTTTAAGAAGCGATAATAATAAAGTCGTTAAAATTTCAAAGTAA
- a CDS encoding DUF507 family protein: protein MRLKLPHVPYISHKIAIDLLNCGFVRLNKGIEPIVAKTSEILTVDIQKERALDERVNELLEKNEDEMQTMQIDRKNMFWLVKKKLAGEFDVILTHEDRFSNIAHKVLETIWKSGLVDYNVSENRVKNVIYNSIDEYLKSYEKIEDDVYEMIQNYKHKLIPGTDEYDLVFERLYQDELKKRGML from the coding sequence ATGCGTTTAAAACTCCCACACGTTCCGTATATTTCACATAAAATAGCAATAGATCTTCTAAATTGTGGTTTCGTAAGACTAAATAAAGGCATTGAGCCAATCGTAGCAAAAACAAGTGAAATTTTAACAGTCGATATTCAAAAAGAAAGAGCTTTAGATGAGCGAGTAAATGAGCTTTTGGAGAAAAATGAAGACGAGATGCAAACTATGCAAATTGACCGCAAAAATATGTTTTGGCTCGTTAAAAAGAAGCTCGCAGGTGAATTTGATGTAATTTTAACCCACGAAGATAGATTTAGTAATATCGCTCACAAAGTGCTTGAAACTATTTGGAAGAGCGGTCTTGTTGACTATAATGTATCTGAAAATCGCGTAAAAAATGTGATTTATAACTCAATAGACGAGTACTTAAAAAGCTATGAGAAAATAGAAGATGATGTTTATGAAATGATACAAAATTATAAACATAAGCTAATCCCAGGAACTGATGAATATGATCTTGTCTTTGAGCGTTTGTATCAAGATGAGCTTAAAAAAAGAGGCATGCTTTAA
- the carA gene encoding glutamine-hydrolyzing carbamoyl-phosphate synthase small subunit has translation MKAYIYIENGVFLEAKAFGAHGECAGELVFNTSMTGYEEIMSDPSYAGQFIVFTMPEIGIVGINEDDMESLRIHASGVIMRSYNEIPSNYRSQKSLGKFFEEQGKFGVYDVDTRYLTKMLRDEGALMAYISTQISDKDELKRRLESSGRIENINYVKTVSAMDEYEHKKGAWDRNLKSYKPLKSIGKKIAVFDFGVKRNILNELCETGLEVIVVPHDTKAKILIEKFKNGEINGVFLSNGPGEPKNLKAEIGEIKKMIEARIPIFGICLGHQLLSNAFGYETYKLKFGQHGANHPVLNLETKAIEITTQNHNYNVPESIAEVAVVTHRNLFDNTIEGVRYKDYPIFSVQHHPEASGGPSESKYIFKQFLEIL, from the coding sequence ATGAAAGCTTACATTTATATTGAAAATGGTGTTTTTTTAGAAGCAAAAGCTTTTGGTGCTCACGGCGAGTGTGCAGGTGAGCTCGTTTTTAATACCTCGATGACTGGCTACGAAGAGATCATGAGCGATCCAAGCTATGCTGGTCAGTTTATCGTCTTTACGATGCCAGAAATAGGCATAGTAGGTATAAATGAAGATGATATGGAGAGTCTTAGAATTCATGCAAGTGGCGTTATAATGAGAAGCTACAATGAAATTCCATCAAACTACCGCTCGCAAAAATCTTTGGGAAAATTTTTCGAAGAGCAAGGTAAATTTGGCGTTTATGACGTTGATACTAGATACCTCACAAAGATGCTACGCGATGAAGGTGCCTTGATGGCTTATATCTCAACGCAGATAAGTGATAAAGATGAGCTAAAACGCAGGCTTGAAAGTAGCGGGCGTATAGAAAATATAAACTACGTAAAAACAGTTAGTGCGATGGATGAATATGAGCACAAAAAAGGCGCATGGGATAGAAATTTAAAGTCATATAAGCCGCTAAAAAGTATTGGCAAAAAAATAGCTGTTTTTGACTTTGGCGTAAAGAGAAATATCTTAAACGAGCTATGTGAAACTGGTCTTGAAGTCATCGTCGTGCCACACGACACTAAGGCTAAAATTTTGATAGAAAAATTTAAAAATGGCGAGATAAATGGGGTATTTTTATCAAATGGTCCTGGTGAGCCAAAAAATTTAAAGGCCGAAATAGGCGAGATCAAAAAGATGATTGAGGCTAGGATACCAATATTTGGTATTTGTCTTGGACATCAGTTACTCTCAAACGCCTTTGGATACGAGACATATAAGCTTAAATTTGGCCAGCATGGAGCAAATCATCCAGTGCTAAATTTAGAGACAAAAGCGATCGAGATAACAACACAAAATCACAACTACAACGTACCTGAGAGTATCGCAGAAGTAGCCGTTGTGACTCATAGAAATTTATTTGACAACACAATCGAAGGCGTGAGATACAAAGACTATCCGATCTTTTCGGTCCAGCACCACCCAGAAGCAAGTGGTGGCCCAAGCGAGAGCAAATATATATTTAAGCAGTTTTTAGAAATTTTATAA
- a CDS encoding sulfite exporter TauE/SafE family protein produces the protein MQNINLYMIISVAFLSSFSHCVGMCSGFLSLQTLFFKGKSKREILMLSTLYSLARIFAYVVLGALFGAFGAVISFSMQVRGVIFFIIGLMIAFIGIALLFRGELLKFVENQKALNFVVRIAKTRIQKKNLANFLLLGFLNGFLPCGVVYYFLALGILSANFIDSAFIMLVFGLCTLPAMLLASFVFGILNEKFKDIMFKISASIMIINGIYLSFLGYRANA, from the coding sequence ATGCAAAATATAAACCTTTACATGATTATCTCAGTTGCATTTTTAAGTAGCTTTAGTCATTGTGTAGGTATGTGTAGCGGATTTTTGAGCTTACAGACTCTATTTTTTAAAGGCAAAAGCAAGAGAGAAATTTTAATGCTAAGCACACTTTATAGTTTAGCTAGAATTTTTGCTTATGTAGTTTTAGGAGCTTTGTTTGGCGCCTTTGGAGCTGTTATTAGCTTTAGCATGCAAGTAAGAGGTGTGATATTTTTCATAATTGGCTTAATGATCGCGTTTATCGGTATTGCCTTGCTTTTTAGGGGTGAGCTTTTAAAATTTGTAGAGAATCAAAAGGCGCTTAATTTTGTAGTAAGAATTGCAAAAACAAGGATTCAAAAGAAAAATTTAGCAAATTTTTTATTACTTGGTTTTCTAAATGGCTTTTTGCCTTGTGGTGTGGTTTATTATTTTTTGGCACTTGGGATTTTAAGTGCAAATTTTATTGATTCGGCTTTTATAATGCTTGTATTTGGTCTTTGTACATTGCCAGCCATGCTTTTAGCTAGCTTTGTATTTGGGATTTTAAATGAAAAATTTAAAGATATAATGTTTAAGATTTCGGCTAGCATAATGATAATAAATGGAATTTATCTATCATTTTTAGGATATAGAGCAAATGCCTAA
- a CDS encoding response regulator transcription factor — protein MSKILNNLTVLIVENEGDGKKIVQEVMRDKFEKVITAQNGDEGLKKFKKYNPNMVITDVFMPIMNGLDMAKSIKEISKDTPIIVFSTNSEKETLLKAIDVGIDKYVLKPIDLDDFLVTLENVAKNKIETANIIQVTNGYSFNKIKRVLIRDGVEISLTKKELAFISLLIKRLGTLVLHDEIKNVVWVGESVTEAAIRTFVKRVRDKVGSNFIKNVPGLGYKIDRRLS, from the coding sequence ATGAGCAAGATTCTTAATAATCTAACTGTTCTTATCGTTGAGAATGAGGGAGATGGTAAAAAAATAGTACAAGAAGTTATGCGAGATAAATTCGAAAAAGTTATCACTGCTCAAAATGGCGATGAAGGACTTAAGAAATTTAAAAAATATAATCCAAATATGGTTATAACAGACGTTTTTATGCCTATAATGAATGGTCTTGATATGGCTAAAAGCATTAAAGAAATTTCAAAAGATACACCTATTATAGTTTTTAGCACAAATAGTGAAAAAGAAACACTTCTAAAAGCGATAGATGTTGGTATTGATAAATACGTTTTAAAGCCGATTGATCTTGATGATTTTTTGGTTACTTTAGAAAATGTCGCTAAAAATAAGATAGAAACAGCAAATATTATTCAGGTTACAAATGGATATAGTTTTAATAAAATAAAACGTGTGCTTATCAGAGATGGTGTTGAAATTTCTCTTACGAAAAAAGAACTTGCTTTTATATCTTTACTCATAAAAAGACTTGGTACGCTTGTACTTCACGATGAAATAAAAAATGTTGTTTGGGTTGGCGAGAGCGTGACAGAGGCTGCTATTAGGACCTTTGTTAAACGTGTCAGAGATAAAGTCGGTAGTAATTTTATAAAAAATGTTCCCGGACTTGGTTACAAAATAGATAGAAGACTCTCCTAG
- the ccoN gene encoding cytochrome-c oxidase, cbb3-type subunit I produces the protein MRPSQLLHYDYSVAKLFMFSTIFFGIVGMAIGVLVAFQLACPDLNYIAGEYSAFGRLRPLHTNGIIFGFMLSGIFATWYYIGQRVLKVSMSESPFLMFIGKLHFWLYILVMILAVVTLFMGESTSKEYAELEWPLDIAVVVVWVLWGVSIFGLIGIRREKTLYISVWYYIATFLGVAMLYLFNNMEIPTRLVSGYGSWLHSVSMYAGSNDALVQWWYGHNAVAFVFTVAIIAQIYYFLPKESGQPIFSYKLSLFSFWGLMFIYLWAGGHHLIYTAVPDWMQTMGSVFSIVLILPSWGSAINMLLTMKGEWTQLRESPLIKFMILASTFYMFSTLEGPILAIKSVNALAHYTDWVPGHVHDGALGWVGFMTMAALYHMTPRVFKREIYSKSLMEAQFWIQTTGIVLYFASMWIAGITQGMMWRATDSYGNLLYSFIDTVVVLIPYYYIRAIGGLLYLIGFLMFAYNIYKSTSAKAILAEPKSATPMGGAKANAEVM, from the coding sequence ATGCGACCATCCCAGTTGCTACATTATGATTATAGTGTGGCAAAACTCTTTATGTTCTCCACGATATTTTTTGGTATTGTTGGCATGGCTATTGGTGTTTTGGTAGCTTTTCAGCTTGCCTGTCCTGATCTAAACTATATAGCTGGTGAGTATTCGGCATTTGGTAGATTGCGTCCTCTTCATACTAACGGTATCATTTTTGGTTTTATGCTCTCTGGTATATTTGCCACTTGGTATTACATAGGACAGCGTGTTTTAAAGGTATCAATGAGCGAATCTCCGTTTTTGATGTTCATTGGTAAGCTTCATTTCTGGCTTTATATACTTGTTATGATTCTAGCTGTTGTGACGCTTTTTATGGGCGAGAGTACATCTAAGGAGTATGCCGAGCTTGAGTGGCCACTAGATATTGCAGTAGTAGTAGTCTGGGTGCTTTGGGGCGTAAGTATATTTGGACTTATTGGTATTCGCCGTGAGAAAACACTTTACATCTCGGTTTGGTATTACATTGCTACATTTCTTGGCGTTGCTATGCTTTATCTATTTAATAACATGGAAATTCCAACAAGACTAGTTAGTGGATATGGCTCATGGCTACACTCAGTTTCGATGTATGCTGGCTCAAATGATGCTTTGGTTCAGTGGTGGTACGGTCACAACGCAGTTGCATTTGTATTTACAGTAGCGATCATTGCCCAAATTTATTACTTCTTACCAAAAGAGAGTGGACAGCCTATTTTTTCTTATAAGCTTTCGTTATTTTCATTCTGGGGTCTTATGTTTATCTATCTTTGGGCTGGCGGTCACCACTTAATATATACTGCTGTGCCTGATTGGATGCAGACTATGGGTTCGGTTTTTTCTATTGTTTTGATTTTACCTTCTTGGGGTTCAGCTATTAATATGCTTCTTACAATGAAAGGCGAATGGACGCAACTTCGTGAGAGCCCGCTTATTAAATTTATGATTCTAGCTTCAACTTTTTATATGTTTTCAACTCTTGAAGGCCCTATCTTGGCTATCAAATCTGTAAATGCACTAGCTCACTATACTGACTGGGTGCCAGGACACGTACATGATGGCGCACTTGGCTGGGTTGGTTTTATGACTATGGCAGCACTTTATCATATGACACCACGTGTCTTTAAGCGTGAAATTTATTCAAAATCCTTAATGGAAGCTCAATTTTGGATACAAACAACAGGTATTGTTTTATACTTTGCTTCGATGTGGATTGCTGGTATTACGCAAGGTATGATGTGGAGAGCGACTGATAGCTATGGAAATTTACTCTACTCATTTATTGATACTGTTGTAGTGCTTATACCTTATTATTACATTAGAGCTATTGGTGGGCTTTTGTATTTGATTGGCTTTTTGATGTTTGCTTACAATATCTACAAATCAACTTCTGCTAAAGCTATTTTGGCAGAGCCAAAAAGTGCAACGCCTATGGGCGGTGCTAAAGCCAATGCGGAGGTGATGTGA
- the ccoO gene encoding cytochrome-c oxidase, cbb3-type subunit II: MFAWLEKNPFFFAVCVFIVIAYAGVVEILPDFANRARPLEGTKPYTVLELAGKNIYIQNGCNTCHSQMIRPFKAETDRYGMYSLSGEFAYDRPHLWGSKRTGPDLMRVGNYRTTDWHENHMLNPASVVPGSIMPAYPFLFKKNADIETAYAEALTVKKVFNTPYDEKDMPALGTFEQANANVKEQAASIVESMKDEQVKSAFAKGEIRQIVALIAYLNSLK, translated from the coding sequence ATGTTTGCTTGGTTAGAAAAAAATCCATTCTTTTTTGCAGTTTGCGTCTTTATCGTCATAGCTTATGCTGGCGTGGTAGAAATCTTACCTGACTTTGCAAATAGAGCTAGGCCACTTGAGGGCACAAAGCCTTATACAGTTTTAGAGCTTGCTGGAAAAAATATATATATACAAAATGGTTGCAATACTTGTCACTCACAGATGATACGTCCGTTTAAAGCAGAGACTGATAGATACGGCATGTACTCTTTAAGCGGCGAATTTGCTTATGATCGTCCTCATCTTTGGGGTTCAAAAAGAACTGGTCCAGATCTTATGCGTGTGGGTAATTATAGAACAACAGATTGGCATGAAAATCACATGCTAAACCCAGCCTCTGTTGTGCCAGGTTCGATCATGCCAGCATATCCATTTTTGTTTAAGAAAAATGCTGATATAGAGACTGCTTACGCTGAAGCACTAACTGTTAAAAAGGTTTTTAACACACCTTATGATGAGAAAGATATGCCAGCTCTTGGCACTTTTGAGCAAGCAAATGCTAACGTGAAAGAGCAGGCTGCAAGTATCGTTGAAAGTATGAAAGATGAGCAAGTAAAAAGTGCCTTTGCAAAGGGTGAGATTCGCCAGATCGTGGCACTTATCGCCTATCTAAATAGCCTAAAATAG
- a CDS encoding cytochrome c oxidase, cbb3-type, CcoQ subunit: MDIRELQAYGYFILTAFLAITLYAYFFHLYKSEKQGRRNYEKYSRLALDDEIGSKILEQKATKESVCNG, from the coding sequence ATGGATATTAGAGAACTTCAAGCTTATGGCTATTTTATTTTGACAGCATTTTTAGCTATCACTTTGTACGCTTATTTTTTTCATCTTTACAAAAGCGAAAAGCAAGGTAGAAGAAATTATGAGAAGTATTCAAGATTAGCCCTAGATGATGAGATCGGTAGTAAAATTTTAGAGCAAAAGGCTACAAAGGAGAGCGTATGCAATGGCTAA
- a CDS encoding cbb3-type cytochrome c oxidase N-terminal domain-containing protein: protein MQWLNLEDNINLLALIGAILIIVLTVVVAGKYVGQMKVKKDESVELSKHNWDGIGEYKNPVPFGWAVVFLLTLVWAIWYYLLGYPLNSYSQIGEYNKEVKEANAKFEKEYANPSKETLHAMGESVFLVQCSACHGITGDGIGGKAANLQIWGSEQGIIDTILNGSKGLDYPMGEMPAGLADADGAKAIAAYVAKEISAIKSTKNENLVAMGKELYAACAACHGDDGKGMDGMSADLSKYGSSEFIVDVLNRGKNGNIGVMPKFNDGRLNEIQQKAVGEYVISLSKGE from the coding sequence ATGCAATGGCTAAATTTAGAAGATAATATAAATTTACTTGCGTTAATAGGTGCCATATTAATTATCGTACTAACTGTCGTTGTAGCTGGTAAGTATGTTGGTCAAATGAAAGTTAAAAAAGATGAAAGTGTAGAGCTTAGCAAGCATAACTGGGACGGAATAGGCGAGTATAAAAATCCAGTTCCATTTGGTTGGGCGGTAGTTTTTTTACTAACGCTTGTTTGGGCGATTTGGTATTATTTACTTGGTTATCCACTAAATTCTTACTCACAAATCGGTGAATATAATAAAGAGGTAAAAGAGGCAAACGCTAAATTTGAAAAAGAGTATGCAAACCCAAGCAAAGAAACGCTTCATGCTATGGGAGAGAGCGTATTTTTGGTGCAATGCTCAGCATGTCATGGCATCACAGGCGATGGCATTGGTGGTAAAGCTGCAAATTTACAAATTTGGGGTAGCGAACAAGGAATAATTGATACGATACTAAATGGCTCAAAGGGGCTTGATTATCCTATGGGTGAGATGCCAGCTGGGCTAGCTGATGCTGATGGAGCAAAGGCTATCGCAGCTTATGTTGCAAAAGAGATAAGTGCTATAAAAAGTACAAAAAATGAAAATTTAGTAGCTATGGGAAAAGAGCTTTACGCAGCTTGTGCAGCTTGTCACGGAGATGATGGCAAAGGCATGGATGGTATGTCGGCTGACCTTAGTAAATATGGCTCAAGTGAGTTTATAGTAGATGTACTAAATCGTGGTAAAAACGGCAACATTGGTGTTATGCCTAAATTTAATGATGGCAGGCTAAACGAGATACAACAAAAAGCAGTCGGCGAATATGTCATATCGCTATCAAAGGGCGAATAA
- a CDS encoding DUF4006 family protein, translating to MENKNRNIFALNGISGYLVAVLLLLSILGVLTYIGIGLQKDVATKPYSLKDASSIEMKSVDNAKHVIIKE from the coding sequence ATGGAAAATAAAAATAGAAACATCTTTGCTTTAAATGGCATTAGTGGTTATTTGGTGGCAGTTTTGCTTTTGTTATCTATCCTTGGCGTACTTACTTATATTGGTATTGGCTTGCAAAAAGATGTAGCAACCAAGCCTTACTCATTAAAAGATGCAAGTAGCATTGAGATGAAGAGCGTTGATAACGCTAAACACGTCATTATAAAGGAGTAG
- a CDS encoding FixH family protein: MDKKTFWPYAIVLSFIAIIIACAVTIIIALKHPVEMDSSYMQSYQNVDENITFIKESEKRFDEKFDLKFEPNFNALNAKFKFHLTPQKGEISALKYEILLTRPQTNKENKILRASWQENDLVSEETSLREGRWQLLLRLSDTNDTRYYKFDLNVTK; encoded by the coding sequence ATGGATAAAAAAACCTTTTGGCCTTATGCTATTGTGCTTAGCTTCATTGCTATCATTATCGCTTGCGCAGTAACTATTATCATAGCACTAAAACATCCAGTAGAGATGGATAGCTCTTATATGCAAAGCTACCAAAATGTTGATGAAAACATAACCTTTATCAAAGAGAGTGAAAAACGCTTTGATGAGAAATTTGATCTAAAATTTGAGCCAAATTTTAACGCCTTAAACGCTAAGTTTAAATTTCATCTAACTCCCCAAAAAGGAGAAATCTCGGCTTTAAAATATGAAATTTTACTCACTCGCCCACAGACAAATAAAGAAAATAAAATTTTAAGAGCTTCATGGCAAGAAAATGATCTAGTAAGCGAAGAAACAAGTCTAAGAGAAGGTAGATGGCAGCTACTTTTAAGGCTAAGTGACACTAATGATACAAGGTATTATAAATTTGACCTTAATGTCACAAAATGA
- a CDS encoding flavin reductase, translated as MHKELNRQGFYYGFPVLLATTKDKNANDDITVLSSSWTLGNTVVLGIGIENQGFKNIKNGSDITLNLCDESLLEAVQKMEKLTGDSEVPEEKKNLGYTYEHDKFKAANLSKEPGINAKTIRIKECKIQIETVVEKIELKEWFSIVTCKITGIFVDENLLKDEKIDTQKWHPLIYKFKEYVGTCERLGLNFGFKEI; from the coding sequence ATGCATAAAGAGTTAAACAGACAAGGTTTTTACTACGGCTTTCCGGTTTTGCTGGCTACCACAAAAGATAAAAACGCAAACGATGATATCACGGTGCTTTCATCTTCTTGGACGTTAGGAAATACAGTGGTGCTTGGCATAGGCATTGAAAATCAAGGCTTTAAAAATATCAAAAATGGTTCAGATATCACGCTAAATTTATGTGATGAAAGCCTGCTAGAAGCTGTGCAAAAAATGGAAAAACTAACTGGTGATAGCGAAGTACCAGAAGAAAAAAAGAATCTTGGCTACACCTACGAGCACGACAAATTTAAGGCAGCAAATCTCAGCAAAGAGCCTGGCATAAATGCAAAAACCATCAGGATAAAAGAGTGTAAGATACAGATAGAAACGGTTGTAGAAAAGATAGAGTTAAAAGAGTGGTTTAGCATCGTTACTTGTAAGATTACAGGTATTTTTGTAGATGAAAATTTGCTAAAAGATGAAAAGATAGATACGCAAAAATGGCATCCACTAATCTATAAATTTAAAGAATATGTCGGCACTTGCGAGCGTTTGGGATTAAATTTTGGATTTAAAGAGATTTGA
- a CDS encoding PD-(D/E)XK nuclease family protein has protein sequence MHNLNQLFVFTNSRKIREFNASFNDELIPKSLSIAEFYKKIVYVDGRFEIDSTYALVLMNRACASVKKANSVLKIPTEFFEFLKNNDYLFSFFKELAISKKSISEIKFNDIYANFEEHLNILEDVLKEYEILLDRENLYDDITLPKIYNVNEAYIKSFSEISLHIDGILSEFEWEILEKISKLTTLKIIFQTSVFNAKLINKIKQISAISEIENYKKYELNLKTNELICLENIKKFEPVLEKRFATRSLQCTYAMAKASEFVRDGIKPENIAVILPDESFSEILRLHDSNKIFNYAMGESFKNTKFYEALFYITRAINEEVRPIFDQNKCESYEELGFILSTLGVNEELFNKFKSSYFELCDFAKFKELIDEFLMLENEPRCEEKLALELFRIENLCRYFNFSLKQLSEIFLLNISRLSIDDVSGGKISVMGMLESRGMKFDGVIIVDFNDNFIPARSTNEMFLNSKVRQKAGLISYLERENLQRFYYESLINNAKKVAISCVLNEESIPSRFLKNFKTIKDEKFSDEAYLKLFLKGSTSLNLSDDEIILEHDFFTKPLSFSTLNLFLTCPRKYYYAKIAGIKGAKAIATEPGSKQGNSVHKALYEYYTSDFYRQKNIFDLAIFKEILAKQDFSSLELEIWSQKFKEYAEFENERLSAGFRVLECEKDIESDFCDVKIKGIIDRIDVSPDGEPFILDYKTGEANANSLQLAFYEALYGSEVKSTYFSLKNEPVLISSKKSVDDLKDEIENLKSINNTKINFERKSGACKFCEYAILCRREL, from the coding sequence ATGCATAACCTAAACCAACTTTTTGTCTTTACGAACTCGCGTAAGATTCGTGAATTTAATGCAAGTTTTAATGATGAGTTAATCCCAAAAAGCCTAAGTATTGCTGAGTTTTATAAAAAGATAGTTTATGTAGATGGTAGATTTGAGATTGATAGCACCTATGCTTTAGTGCTTATGAATAGAGCCTGTGCCAGTGTCAAAAAGGCAAACTCGGTTCTTAAAATTCCAACTGAGTTTTTTGAGTTTTTGAAAAATAATGACTATCTTTTTTCATTTTTTAAAGAGCTAGCTATTAGTAAAAAGAGTATCTCTGAGATCAAATTTAACGATATTTACGCTAATTTTGAGGAGCATTTAAACATACTTGAAGATGTTTTAAAAGAGTATGAGATCTTGCTTGATAGAGAAAATCTCTACGATGATATAACCTTGCCAAAAATTTATAACGTAAATGAAGCTTACATCAAAAGCTTTAGTGAAATTTCACTGCACATAGATGGAATTTTAAGCGAGTTTGAGTGGGAAATTTTAGAGAAAATCTCAAAGCTAACTACGCTAAAAATTATCTTTCAAACCAGTGTTTTCAATGCAAAGCTAATTAATAAAATAAAGCAAATTTCAGCTATTAGCGAGATTGAAAATTACAAAAAATATGAGCTAAATTTAAAGACAAATGAGCTAATTTGCTTAGAAAATATCAAAAAATTTGAGCCAGTCTTAGAAAAGCGATTTGCCACTAGAAGCCTGCAATGTACCTACGCTATGGCAAAGGCGAGCGAGTTTGTGCGTGATGGAATAAAGCCTGAAAACATCGCTGTTATATTACCAGATGAGAGTTTTAGTGAAATTTTAAGGCTACATGATAGCAATAAAATTTTTAACTACGCTATGGGTGAGAGCTTTAAAAATACAAAATTTTATGAGGCGCTTTTTTATATTACAAGAGCGATCAATGAAGAGGTAAGGCCGATTTTTGATCAAAATAAGTGTGAGAGCTACGAGGAGCTTGGCTTTATCTTGAGCACGCTTGGTGTAAATGAAGAGCTTTTTAATAAATTTAAATCAAGCTACTTTGAACTTTGTGACTTTGCTAAATTTAAAGAGTTAATAGATGAGTTTTTAATGCTTGAAAATGAGCCAAGATGCGAAGAGAAGCTCGCACTTGAGCTTTTTAGGATTGAGAATTTATGTAGGTATTTTAACTTTAGCTTAAAGCAGTTAAGTGAAATTTTTTTGCTAAATATCTCGCGTCTTAGTATCGATGATGTGAGTGGCGGAAAGATCAGTGTCATGGGCATGCTAGAGAGCCGTGGAATGAAATTTGATGGTGTGATCATAGTTGATTTTAATGATAACTTCATCCCAGCAAGAAGCACAAATGAGATGTTTTTAAACTCGAAAGTGAGGCAAAAAGCAGGACTTATAAGCTACCTTGAGCGTGAAAATTTGCAGAGATTTTACTATGAAAGTCTTATAAACAATGCCAAAAAGGTCGCCATAAGCTGTGTTTTAAACGAAGAGAGTATTCCTTCAAGATTTCTAAAAAATTTTAAAACAATAAAAGATGAGAAATTTAGTGACGAGGCGTATTTAAAATTATTTTTAAAAGGAAGTACAAGCCTAAATTTAAGCGATGATGAGATCATTTTGGAGCATGATTTTTTCACTAAACCGCTATCATTTTCGACACTAAATTTATTTCTAACTTGCCCAAGAAAGTATTATTACGCAAAGATAGCTGGTATAAAAGGAGCAAAAGCAATAGCAACTGAGCCAGGATCTAAGCAGGGAAATAGCGTGCACAAGGCGCTTTATGAATACTACACGAGTGATTTTTATAGACAAAAAAATATATTTGATTTGGCTATTTTTAAAGAAATACTTGCAAAGCAAGATTTTTCTTCGCTTGAGCTTGAGATTTGGTCGCAGAAATTTAAAGAATACGCAGAGTTTGAAAATGAACGTTTAAGTGCTGGCTTTAGAGTGCTTGAGTGTGAAAAAGACATAGAGAGTGATTTTTGTGATGTAAAGATAAAAGGCATTATCGATAGGATCGATGTTAGCCCTGATGGTGAGCCTTTTATACTTGATTATAAAACTGGTGAGGCAAATGCGAACTCACTTCAGCTTGCATTTTATGAAGCACTTTATGGTAGCGAGGTAAAAAGTACTTACTTTTCTCTAAAGAATGAACCTGTGCTTATCAGCTCTAAAAAAAGCGTGGATGATCTAAAGGATGAGATAGAAAATCTAAAGAGTATAAATAACACTAAGATAAATTTTGAAAGAAAGAGCGGAGCTTGTAAATTTTGCGAGTATGCCATACTTTGTAGGAGAGAGTTATGA